Genomic DNA from Schistocerca gregaria isolate iqSchGreg1 chromosome 4, iqSchGreg1.2, whole genome shotgun sequence:
ctttcccAATTGTGGACAGCTATACAGGGTGaaatgtatttaaaccgacaaactctgggaggttgtaggggacatcaaaacaaatatttttccctaatgtcattttttcccatgaggattatttaaaccggcggaggccgtattacgctcttcagttgttagaggccgtatcagGATCTTCAGTTGGTACAGAtcgtattacgttcttcagttgtaCGAAacggctgtccaccagtgtagtagtgcattgtctctgtttactaatggatcgatacacctggagtgagtacactgatacagttggtgcgtactacgtagcgcaccccaacgcacgagctgcacagcgggtttatcaacaataatatcctaatcgccgtagcccgcatcatacgatctttgctgctgtgaaccaacgtctgcgtgagaccgggtcatttagcagattatctggacagggacgccgtcgcacggcaataacgctgcaatttgagggctGTCTTGGAGCATGTGAAGAGTCAGCCTTCAATCAGTACTCTTGCAATTGcaagtaacatggggacgaatcagacgaatgtaagaacagcccTTCAAGAGCAATTGTCACGtccgtttcacttacagcgtgtccacaacctggaaccagtcaattatccacccagagcacagttttcgcagtggtacctggaacagtgcgaaatgcatcctacatttccatcctctgtgttgtttgccgaggaagcaacgttcgggcgtgatggagtcttcaacatgcacagttcgcatgtttggaatgaggatagcccacatgtcacagttactagtgctcatcaagtgtggttcttcgttgATGTGTGGGCCGCTGTTGTTGGGAACTGCTTAATTGGGTCCTATCTGCTacataggccattaaatggcagccaCTATtggaattttctcgccagagcattgccaaaattgctggaaaacgtcccgatccctacaagacaacgcatgtggttccaacaagacggggcgccggcacatttcagtcgtcgtgtgcgtcgatttatggaccgacggttcccacaaacgtggattggcagaggcagagtgtttgttggtttaattaatttgccaccatagaaatcttcctctgccggcttaaatactcctcataggaaaaaatgacattagggaaaaatatttattttgatgtcccttacaaccttccagagtttttcggtttaaatacCTTTCACCCTGTAGAGGTAGCATGCAGAGGTCCTCCAACGACTTGTGGAGCCCACGCCACGTCGAATAGCTTTACTATGCTGGGCGAAAGGAGGGCCGCCACGATATTAGGAAGTTTACACGATTTTTGTCATCTCATTGGATGTCTAACAATTTTGTCTTTGTAGGAGGCGACTTACCAGGGGAAGCAGTGGCAGTAGGGCTTGCGCGGCTGGCGGCAGGCCTCGTGCGCGGGGCGCAGCGAGCTGGGGAAGCAGTGCGGCTCGGGCAGCAGGCAGTAGGCGTTGCCGTGGCAGCCCGTGCGCCGGCAGTCGTCTTGCAGCCCGTTACTGTGCAGGCAGTCGCAGCCGTTCACCAGCCACCCCATCAGGATCTCGCGGCTGCGGCTCGGCCGAGGCGGGCACACGCACTGCCAACATCCAGTCGCCTTACATCTATCTTTTTTTATGCACGATGGGGCATCAAAATGTAAGGTACACGTTGTTATGGCTTGCCAAGTAGCTGTTATTGAACGCTCAATTACACTACAAAGAGACACCCCATGGTACTATTTTTCGTCGTAGCCACCAAGTCTATGTAAACAACAGTCTGAAAGTTCTACCCAACTTTCattgttttcctttattgattttcaattccgccCTAAGGGAGCGggttggcagcagcttagtacgctactctgcagcctacagaccttttaaaacgtaagaagaagaaaagaaacaataaaagcaggcgataaaacggtgacttaaattgtaaaacggcggtaaattgtggaaagttaaaaaagaaaacaaagggttggcaatactaataaaatacacaggaaacagacaggtgaaatagtagacagacaattaaaaaacatggcgacactctggtttctgttcgcaagagatataaaaatcacacccagcgacaataTGATTTCCGTTCACAACACTTcgaaaaagacacacaacactgaacactcactgtaaacactgcgcTGAACTGTCGGCCcaaagatgacacaccatagccgaggaagatgggggggggggggggggagaggacctggacagatgagggggaaaacaatgagggaggagaggaaaaacgaaaggcgggggggggggggaccgaaggaggtagaggactcataaggggggggggggggcaggacagacgcgagagggaatgggaaaaggcagaggagggaagtgCAAAAGGACTCGGTGGAGAGAAGGGGGGCACAGAGAGGGTagatggggaaaaaagaggatggaaggggggagagggagcccaggaaaaggacggaAGAAAGGAGGGGAGTGAGGATCACAgttaataggagggataaatggagggcaaGAGGACATCATcctggagggggagttgatggaagccaccttgggaaaggagatgaagggtgtagagatgaagGGTATGGGGGACGCAACAGTGAAGGGgtggcagagggcgggggttggagaggagaggagcaaccagggggtgagggggatcaaggcggcaggaggtgtagagtatgtggatatgttcgaggaataggagcatatgggggaaaggaatgacgtcatagaggatccgcgtggaggACGGGAGGCATACACGGAAGGCGTGGCGGAGTGCATAACGCTCAAGGATATGGAGgggcttatagaatttgggggggggggggggagggggacagatATCCAAGtgagactggcataacagaggatgggacggattaaggatttgtaggtgtggagcatggatgaggggtgcaacccccatgtccagccagagaggagcccaactttcattttcttgaatacagGAATCCGCTCCTTAGTGACGGATCCATTCGAGAACCACTATTTGTAAGTACTCAGCGTTGAAAAATCTCTTTCTTACAAGTGTTCTTTCAGCCCGCTGATAAGATAGAAATTGCATGGTGCAAAATGTGGACTTCCCTTTTAGCGTCacctacgaggtggaatccaaacttttcgggactggtgctgccatctggaaacaaggagtagtagatctttgcacagctaggtggcgagagctgcatatctgatgagtcagtgtggggAGTGGTATTCAGCTGGGAGaacgtgttgcgtgtccacagtgatttccgtaatactctgtgttcggtgtgtggcgattttacgatggatctgcGAACAGAACAgcgtgtgtgtatcaaattctctgccaatctcgggaaaagtgctacggagacccttaCCATGATTCAACTGGATTTAcgattatgacccagagacaaagcaacaatcgtcccaatGGAAGATCCCGGGCTCTCCAAAACCCAAGAAAGCGAGGCAGGtgcagagcaaagtgaagagcataatcatcgttttctttgataccaagggcgTTCTGCAcgaagaattcgtcccacccaaccaaacagtgaattccgcgtactactgtgacgCCTTGCGATGACTCCGTGAAAACGTGCGGtgacgacggcccgaactttggcatctagggaactggctgctgcatcacgacaacgcgccctgtcacacgtccttgctcaccaggacctgtttggcaaaaaacaacattgcggttgtaccccacccaccgtactcgccagatttggtcacttgcgacctcgcgctattcccaaaactgaaactcagtttgaaaggccatcggttcgacactctagagaggattcaagaagcatcgctggtggtGATATACAccatcaaagaacaggacttccagagaaCGTATGACCACTGGCAGAAGTTCTGGGACAGGTGTGTAggtgcggatgggaactacttcgagggtgatggtgaccattattcCAAAGGTAagattttcaacagatggcagcaccagtcccaaaaattttggatagcacctcgtatgcCTGTCAATTCTTGGTGAAACCGTTGGCACCATTTCGCTATGGTTGAATGTGACATTGAATTTGGTCCACACACAGTCAGAATTTCACTGTGAGTCTGTGTGCGCGGCCGCAGTCCggtcgcaatggtaacaccggtctccgtcagattaccgaagctaagcgttgtcgggcttggataacacttggatgggtcaccgtgggGGTCTGACGAGTGCTGTTCGTAAGAAGGCTACGCTCAGCCCTTGTAAGGGCAACTGATGAGCTACTGGATGGAGAAGTAGTGACACCAGACACGAAAACTCACGAtggctgggagaacagtgtgctgatcgcATGCCCCTCAGTAATCGCATCCATAGACTCCTAACGGCTGAGGGTGACACCGCGGCCGCTCGGTATTGTTGGGCGCTCAAGGCCTGTTTTGACGGTGTTTGTTTACGTGTGCAATTGAGATGTTAGTCCCACAAGACTTTACAGTCCCCCGTATTTCAACTTTGGAGAACGTTTTCAGTTGACGAGCCATTTCAGTCCCACAGCAGAACATGTATTCTCCTCTGGCAATTCGCACTCATGTTGCACAGTGGTTTTAGCGTAGGACTGCATGtgtaactttttttctgaaatccCTGCGAATATACATGACGTATATAGAGGAACCGTAAATGTTTTAGATAGTGGTAGGCCCTATCacagactaattcgaataaaaaaTTCCATATAACATGAGTCCACCTTAtattggttacagagatacagTTGATTACAGAAATCAATTTTCATTTCGTGTGTTGGTACTCCGGTTCTTGTGAGTTTATTTATAGATTACCATGTTTGTTTTGACTTTCAATGTCTGAAGTTCCTTTTGAGTTAACGGAagtgaatttttcttctgtttgatTTGTTGGTCAATTCAACTGTAACATTTAAGTATGCTGAACGTAAACTATCTGATCAAAGGTGTTCGGACACCTCCATgcaatgtggaattgaccactagatgtcacgagaaacGGACCGCCAATATAAATTGATGCGGCGAGTGCCGAGTTGCCGGTCAGCACAGAagctgtaacagcagaatggatgatttaggagagctcagtaacttcgagAGTGGACTACTCGTTGGATGTTACCTCAGTAACAAACACATAACGGGCTTTTCAGCCCTTCAAAAACTGCCGAAGTCGAACGTTGGTGATATCCTTGTGCAGTGGAAACACGAGGGAACAATGACAGGTAAACCAACTCAGATCTCGTGTATTGATGGACGGGAACGTCGAGCTTTGAAGAGAGTGGTTGCAAAAAATCGCGTCAAATGATCAAACGGAATCTCTCactagctagcacaatgactgtaatTAAAACGAATGGGGTGCCGTGTTTGAATGACTTCTCATAAGCCAGATATTTCTTTAATCTACGCTAAGCGAGGCTTGAGATGATGTAAAGAGTGGTGCTACTgaacagtggatggctggaaacgagagATTTGGAGTGATGCGTCATGCTACATCCTTTAACAATCGGATGGGATCGTTTGGTTGTAGCGAATGCTTGGAGAATGTTATCTGCCATCATGTATATTGACGACAATGAAGTACAGACGAGATACTGTTACGAGATGGGGATGTTTTTCGGGGTAGGGGTATGGTCTCCTCATCGTGCttaagaacacacaaaatgcggaaggatatgaatacattttacaccaCTGTGTACTGTTCAGAGACGATGATAGTTTGTATCAACATGACAGAGCACCTTGCCGTAAAGTACCAtttgtgaggcaatagtttgtggacaataacattcttgaaatgaactgattttcccacagttcagACCTGAACCCAACGGAACGCCCCCTGGAAGCTATCTTCtccggtttcagctcttgaggagtaatgggctgccattctgacACAGACAttcattcagacatctcattgaaagtatATCCATCAGAGTTCAAGGCGCCATAAAAGAGAAGATATATGATAAAATGAAATCACGTGGAAAATTGGATGACAATATAAAATCAATTATCACCATCAGACACTTACATCTAAAAGAAGGATATAGTCTTACTGCGTGTAAGGCTCTTCAGACGAGCGGAGGTAATTACATGTGAGAAATAATTGTATCACTGTATAAAGTTGTCTACGCAGCGATGATTGATGAGACATATGAAATGATTTTATACCGAATTTATGCATACAAGATTGTTATTAGTATATTGTATCCTAATAGTTAGT
This window encodes:
- the LOC126267266 gene encoding uncharacterized protein LOC126267266, translated to MPSKFHDEALRQTATHRRDDVRAEFGGMVPGCCPPNTCSSPGVVSECVCPPRPSRSREILMGWLVNGCDCLHSNGLQDDCRRTGCHGNAYCLLPEPHCFPSSLRPAHEACRQPRKPYCHCFPW